One window of the Bartonella bacilliformis KC583 genome contains the following:
- a CDS encoding YggT family protein, giving the protein MIYALLQVIDLVFSIYIAFLIASAVFSWLYAFNIVNKYNPLVTVIGDFLYRITEPVLSRVRYFLPNLGTIDISPIVVFMIIYFIRIFMWRAYSGLFL; this is encoded by the coding sequence ATGATTTATGCATTGCTTCAGGTGATTGATCTTGTTTTCAGTATTTATATTGCTTTTTTGATAGCGAGTGCTGTTTTCTCTTGGCTTTATGCATTTAATATCGTGAATAAATACAATCCTCTTGTCACTGTAATAGGAGATTTTTTATATCGTATTACAGAACCAGTTCTAAGTCGTGTTCGGTATTTTTTACCAAATTTAGGAACAATTGATATTTCACCCATTGTTGTGTTCATGATTATTTATTTTATTCGCATCTTTATGTGGCGTGCTTATTCAGGTCTATTTTTATAA
- a CDS encoding RNA pyrophosphohydrolase — protein MDTMVDFKTLPYRKGVGIVVFNREGQVWIGRRLITSSHTYAEVSKLWQFPQGGIDEGEEPLDAARRELYEETGMRSVNLIKEVQDWFCYDFPQELIGHVLNNQYRGQMQKWFAFQFIGETSEIVINSPENSNKAEFDQWKWINLEVLPSIVVSFKRHVYMKVVHEFRNII, from the coding sequence ATGGATACAATGGTTGATTTCAAAACTCTGCCTTATCGAAAAGGCGTTGGAATAGTTGTATTTAATCGTGAAGGGCAAGTTTGGATTGGACGCCGTTTAATAACATCTTCTCATACTTATGCTGAGGTATCCAAACTTTGGCAATTCCCTCAGGGAGGGATTGATGAAGGAGAAGAACCATTAGATGCAGCACGGCGTGAACTTTATGAAGAAACAGGTATGCGATCTGTGAATTTGATTAAGGAAGTGCAAGATTGGTTTTGTTACGATTTTCCACAAGAGCTTATTGGACACGTACTAAATAATCAGTATCGTGGACAAATGCAAAAATGGTTTGCTTTTCAGTTTATAGGAGAGACTTCTGAAATCGTAATCAATTCACCAGAAAATAGTAATAAAGCGGAATTTGACCAATGGAAATGGATTAACTTGGAAGTACTTCCTTCAATTGTCGTTTCTTTTAAGCGACATGTTTATATGAAGGTTGTTCATGAATTTCGCAACATTATTTAA
- a CDS encoding S41 family peptidase produces MIRKVIFFVAGVFLSASLIVMAQSITTNNEQNTYKQLARFGDIFERVRTQYVTIPDDQKLIENAINGMLLSLDPHSSYMDAEKAKDMRDSTKGEFGGLGIEVTMENNLIKVVSPIDDTPAAKAGVLAGDFISKIDGKQISGQTLNEAVDQMRGPAGTPITLTINRFGVDKPLDIKIVRDIIKVKAVKYRVEGDIGYLRLIQFTEKTFSDLQAAIKDIQSKIPTDKLKGYVLDLRLNPGGLLDQAISVTDAFLNKGEIVSTRGRKQNDVMRFDAKLGDLTDEKPIIVLINGGSASASEIVAGALQDHRRATIIGTQSFGKGSVQTIIPLGENGALRLTTALYYTPSGTSIQGIGITPDIVVEQPLPEKYKGYDVTLGESELRGHIKGKQESDKGSGSAAFVPRDPKDDVQLNEAYKLLRGEITHAAFPPDPNKVF; encoded by the coding sequence ATGATTCGTAAAGTTATTTTTTTTGTCGCTGGGGTTTTTCTCAGCGCCAGTTTGATAGTCATGGCGCAGTCTATTACTACGAATAATGAACAAAATACTTATAAACAATTGGCTAGATTTGGTGATATTTTTGAGCGGGTGCGCACGCAATATGTAACAATTCCGGATGATCAAAAACTTATTGAAAATGCTATTAATGGTATGCTGTTGTCTCTCGATCCACATTCATCTTATATGGATGCTGAAAAAGCGAAAGATATGCGGGATTCTACAAAAGGAGAATTTGGAGGTCTTGGGATTGAAGTAACTATGGAGAATAATTTAATTAAAGTTGTTTCTCCGATAGATGACACCCCTGCTGCAAAAGCAGGTGTTTTAGCAGGAGATTTCATTTCAAAAATTGATGGGAAACAGATCAGTGGTCAAACTTTGAATGAGGCTGTCGACCAAATGCGGGGGCCTGCTGGAACACCGATTACGCTGACAATTAATCGCTTTGGTGTTGATAAGCCACTCGATATCAAGATTGTTCGTGATATCATAAAAGTAAAAGCAGTTAAGTATCGTGTTGAAGGTGATATTGGTTATTTAAGACTTATCCAGTTTACGGAAAAGACTTTTTCTGACCTTCAAGCTGCGATTAAAGATATTCAGTCTAAAATCCCCACAGATAAATTAAAAGGATATGTTCTTGATTTGCGGCTTAATCCTGGTGGTCTTTTAGATCAGGCTATTAGTGTTACAGATGCTTTTCTTAATAAAGGTGAAATTGTTTCAACTCGTGGCCGCAAGCAAAATGATGTGATGAGATTTGATGCTAAGCTAGGGGATTTGACTGATGAAAAGCCTATTATTGTGCTTATTAATGGTGGTTCAGCGAGTGCTTCTGAAATTGTTGCAGGTGCCTTACAAGATCACCGTCGTGCTACAATTATAGGAACGCAATCTTTTGGTAAGGGGTCTGTTCAGACGATTATCCCTTTAGGTGAAAATGGTGCCTTACGCTTGACTACAGCACTTTATTACACGCCATCTGGTACATCAATTCAAGGGATTGGGATCACGCCGGATATTGTTGTAGAGCAACCGTTGCCTGAAAAATATAAAGGGTATGATGTAACGCTTGGTGAATCTGAATTAAGGGGTCATATCAAGGGGAAGCAGGAGAGCGATAAAGGATCCGGTTCAGCTGCTTTTGTTCCAAGAGATCCCAAGGATGATGTTCAATTGAATGAGGCTTATAAGCTTTTGCGAGGTGAAATCACTCATGCAGCATTTCCACCTGACCCCAATAAGGTGTTTTAA
- a CDS encoding invasion associated locus B family protein — protein MKKILNLFVISAFLSISSAAFAQNVKPAATKPSVATLPNGASSLTETYGLWSVNCGIQDGNKICIMLRQEVNEQDRVLLSMSVSLDGEGTVSGNLTIPFGILVSKPIRLHVDDSKSVIESNVRTCVPAGCVVPIVFDKNFVGSLRAGKQLKLSMTVAAPGEPTLDNLFVQLDGFSNALKRLTSLQK, from the coding sequence ATGAAAAAAATATTAAATTTATTTGTAATTTCTGCTTTCTTGAGTATTTCCTCTGCAGCGTTTGCTCAAAATGTAAAACCAGCTGCAACGAAGCCTTCTGTTGCTACACTGCCGAATGGTGCTTCTTCATTAACTGAGACTTACGGTTTGTGGAGCGTTAACTGTGGTATACAGGATGGGAACAAAATTTGTATTATGCTTCGTCAGGAAGTTAATGAGCAAGATCGTGTTCTATTGTCTATGAGTGTTTCTCTTGATGGGGAAGGTACTGTATCTGGCAATTTGACGATTCCTTTTGGTATATTGGTTTCTAAGCCTATTCGTTTGCATGTAGATGATTCGAAATCTGTTATTGAAAGCAATGTTCGCACTTGTGTGCCAGCAGGTTGTGTGGTTCCAATAGTTTTTGACAAAAATTTTGTAGGGTCTTTACGCGCTGGCAAGCAGTTGAAATTATCTATGACAGTTGCTGCTCCAGGTGAACCAACCTTGGATAATTTATTTGTGCAATTGGATGGTTTCAGCAACGCTCTTAAGCGTTTAACTTCTTTGCAAAAATAA
- a CDS encoding DUF167 domain-containing protein, translated as MFYRVDVDSLILFVRLTPKASMNNIVGVESRDDGKQYLIIRLCAVPEDGKANKALIKFLAKQWKIPSSCISLENGAISRYKQLRFSGGVEKIEKILHSLGNYTPART; from the coding sequence ATGTTTTATCGAGTTGATGTTGATAGCTTGATCCTGTTTGTACGTTTAACACCAAAAGCTTCAATGAATAATATTGTAGGGGTTGAAAGCAGAGATGATGGCAAACAATATTTAATTATACGTCTTTGTGCTGTTCCTGAAGATGGCAAGGCAAATAAAGCATTAATTAAGTTTTTAGCGAAGCAATGGAAAATTCCATCTTCTTGTATCTCTCTTGAAAATGGTGCAATATCACGTTACAAGCAGTTGCGTTTTTCAGGGGGAGTAGAGAAAATAGAGAAAATATTGCACTCTTTGGGTAATTATACTCCTGCACGAACATGA
- the ppa gene encoding inorganic diphosphatase has protein sequence MNIKEIPIGNNPPEDVNVIIEVPVDSQPVKYEMDKKSGSLFVDRFISTSMVYPGNYGFIPHTLSEDSDPIDVLVCNTRPLIPGCVINVRPIGALIMEDDGGKDEKIIAVPTPKLTQQYIGIHDYTDLTENILKKIEHFFKHYKDLEAGKWAKIEGWRDKNFARELIQQAIERAKAIQ, from the coding sequence ATGAATATTAAAGAAATACCTATTGGTAATAATCCACCAGAGGATGTTAATGTTATTATCGAAGTACCTGTTGATAGCCAACCAGTGAAATATGAGATGGATAAAAAATCTGGCTCATTATTTGTCGACCGCTTTATTTCCACATCAATGGTCTATCCTGGTAATTATGGCTTCATCCCACATACACTTTCAGAAGATAGTGATCCGATTGACGTTCTTGTCTGTAATACCCGCCCGCTCATTCCTGGTTGTGTTATCAATGTTCGCCCAATTGGGGCGTTAATTATGGAAGATGATGGTGGCAAGGATGAAAAAATTATTGCTGTTCCCACTCCCAAATTAACACAACAATATATCGGCATTCATGATTATACAGATCTTACCGAAAACATATTAAAGAAAATTGAGCATTTCTTCAAACATTATAAAGATCTTGAGGCTGGAAAATGGGCTAAAATTGAAGGTTGGCGTGATAAAAATTTTGCACGTGAGCTCATTCAACAAGCCATTGAACGAGCTAAAGCAATACAATAA